Proteins from a single region of Paenibacillus sp. BIHB 4019:
- a CDS encoding EamA family transporter translates to MWLTVAISSAILFGLAGWWMKKSQMSGGTTSALLLGLYASGTAGFGVHAAFEGSLASLADYRIWIAGAIIGAGSAIGNAVFMKALDYGPASLTSPLTNMNIVLVVALGTLVYKEPLHFTQACGILLLLLSVVLISYKKQVQAAPAQKQWFFYVGAAVAFFTFRNGGLKVTEEWGLSSAPILFVGYLLSFLWFALLSKEKNSSNRKPAYRTGLLYGLLAGLFSYAGLQLYATALATGPANLAAPIFATNSLVVAAGAILIYKEKLNAAQWAAFACMMIGLVVIRL, encoded by the coding sequence ATGTGGCTAACGGTTGCCATCTCTAGCGCCATTTTATTCGGATTAGCCGGCTGGTGGATGAAAAAAAGCCAGATGAGCGGCGGTACGACCTCGGCGCTGCTGCTTGGGCTTTACGCCTCTGGTACAGCCGGGTTTGGCGTGCATGCCGCGTTTGAGGGATCGCTCGCTTCGTTAGCCGATTACCGAATCTGGATTGCAGGAGCAATCATTGGTGCAGGCTCGGCCATCGGCAACGCGGTCTTTATGAAGGCGCTGGACTATGGTCCGGCAAGCCTGACCTCTCCACTGACAAATATGAACATCGTGCTCGTCGTTGCATTAGGCACGCTTGTATATAAGGAACCTTTGCATTTTACGCAAGCTTGCGGCATTTTGCTGCTGCTGCTTTCCGTTGTACTCATTTCTTATAAAAAACAGGTACAAGCCGCTCCTGCCCAAAAACAGTGGTTTTTCTATGTTGGCGCTGCGGTCGCCTTCTTCACCTTCCGCAATGGCGGGCTCAAGGTGACGGAGGAATGGGGATTATCCAGCGCGCCGATTTTATTCGTGGGCTATTTGCTGTCTTTTCTATGGTTCGCCTTGTTGAGCAAAGAAAAAAACAGCAGCAACCGCAAGCCCGCCTATCGGACAGGCTTGCTTTACGGACTGCTCGCTGGCCTCTTCTCCTACGCCGGACTCCAGCTTTATGCAACTGCGCTGGCAACGGGGCCCGCTAATCTAGCCGCGCCGATCTTCGCCACGAACAGCCTCGTCGTCGCGGCAGGCGCCATCCTGATTTACAAGGAAAAACTAAATGCCGCCCAGTGGGCGGCATTCGCATGCATGATGATCGGGCTTGTTGTCATCCGCTTATAG
- a CDS encoding DoxX family protein has protein sequence MLDTGLLIIRVVLGLLMVGHGAQKLFGWFGGYGLKGTGGWLDSIGVKPGVLMALAAGLSEAVGGLLFAAGLWTWVGAVLLIIPMIMAIVKVHGVNGLWSTQNGYEYNLVLIAVFVGVALTGAGELSIDALLK, from the coding sequence ATGTTGGACACAGGATTATTGATTATTCGGGTAGTATTAGGCTTGTTGATGGTTGGTCATGGAGCGCAGAAGCTGTTTGGATGGTTCGGTGGCTATGGTCTGAAAGGAACTGGGGGATGGCTGGATTCGATAGGCGTTAAGCCAGGCGTACTGATGGCATTGGCAGCAGGATTAAGCGAAGCGGTAGGCGGCTTGTTGTTTGCAGCAGGCCTGTGGACATGGGTTGGCGCGGTGCTGCTGATCATCCCAATGATTATGGCGATTGTGAAGGTGCATGGCGTAAATGGGCTGTGGTCAACACAGAACGGCTATGAATATAATCTGGTGCTTATCGCCGTATTTGTCGGTGTTGCTTTGACCGGTGCAGGAGAATTGTCCATCGACGCCTTGCTTAAATAA
- a CDS encoding helix-turn-helix domain-containing protein — translation MDYSTMCPKYEAAAEILGKKWTGLIIRVLLAGPKRFKEIKEQIPEMSDKMLTDRMKELEQLSIIKRTVYPEMPVRIEYELSDKGHHLQPVIESIQKWGEEWL, via the coding sequence TTGGATTATTCAACAATGTGCCCAAAGTATGAAGCAGCGGCCGAAATTTTAGGCAAGAAATGGACCGGTCTCATCATTCGGGTGCTACTAGCTGGACCAAAGCGGTTCAAGGAGATCAAGGAGCAAATTCCGGAGATGAGCGACAAGATGCTTACCGACCGGATGAAGGAACTTGAACAACTTTCCATTATTAAACGAACAGTGTATCCAGAGATGCCTGTTCGCATTGAATACGAATTAAGTGACAAAGGCCATCATTTGCAGCCTGTCATTGAATCGATTCAAAAGTGGGGCGAAGAGTGGCTGTAA
- the sdhB gene encoding succinate dehydrogenase iron-sulfur subunit gives MADTTTATKTVKFIITRQDGPESAPYKEEFEIPYRPNMNVISGLMEIQRNPTMADGGNTAPVCWESNCLEEVCGACSMVINGKPRQACSALIDQLEQPVRLEPMRTFPVVRDLVINRERMFNALKRVKAWIPIDGTYDLGPGPRLAESKRQWAYELSKCMTCGVCLESCPNVNDRNSFVGPAAISQVRLFNVHPTGEMNKEERLEALMEDGGIEGCGNSQNCVRSCPKGIPLTTSIAAINKDTTKHLFKKWLGF, from the coding sequence ATGGCTGATACGACTACTGCTACAAAAACCGTTAAGTTCATCATTACCCGTCAGGATGGACCGGAGTCTGCGCCTTACAAAGAGGAATTTGAAATTCCGTATCGCCCGAATATGAACGTCATCAGCGGACTTATGGAAATTCAGCGTAATCCGACGATGGCGGATGGCGGCAATACAGCTCCAGTATGCTGGGAATCCAACTGTCTGGAAGAAGTTTGCGGCGCCTGCTCTATGGTCATTAACGGCAAGCCGCGCCAAGCCTGCAGCGCCCTGATCGATCAATTGGAGCAACCGGTACGTCTGGAGCCAATGCGCACTTTCCCAGTCGTCCGTGACCTTGTCATCAATCGCGAGCGCATGTTTAACGCCCTCAAACGCGTTAAGGCATGGATTCCGATCGATGGCACTTATGATCTAGGTCCTGGCCCGCGCCTGGCTGAATCGAAGCGTCAGTGGGCTTACGAGCTGTCCAAGTGCATGACGTGCGGCGTATGTCTGGAATCTTGCCCGAACGTCAACGATCGCAACAGCTTTGTTGGCCCAGCGGCTATTTCTCAGGTTCGCTTGTTCAACGTTCACCCTACGGGAGAAATGAACAAGGAAGAGCGTCTGGAAGCCTTGATGGAGGATGGCGGCATCGAGGGCTGCGGCAACTCGCAAAACTGTGTTCGCTCTTGTCCGAAAGGCATTCCGCTTACGACGTCAATTGCGGCCATCAACAAAGATACAACGAAGCATCTGTTCAAAAAATGGCTTGGATTTTAA
- the sdhA gene encoding succinate dehydrogenase flavoprotein subunit, with product MANNKIIVVGGGLAGLMATIKAAEAGMHVDLFSIVPVKRSHSVCAQGGINGAVNTKGEGDSPWEHFDDTVYGGDFLANQPPVKAMCEAAPGIIHLMDRMGVMFSRTPEGLLDFRRFGGTQYHRTAFAGATTGQQLLYALDEQVRRWEAAGLVTKYEHWEFLGAVLDDEGICRGVSAQDLRSMEVKTFVGDAVILASGGPGIIFGKTTNSVINTGTAASAVYQQGVNYANGEFIQIHPTAIPGDDKLRLMSESARGEGGRVWTYKDGKPWYFLEEKYPAYGNLVPRDIATREIFSVCVDQKLGINGENMVYLDLSHKDPKELDVKLGGIIEIYEKFMGDDPRKLPMKIFPAVHYSMGGMWVDYNQMTNIPGLFAAGECEYQYHGANRLGANSLLSAIYGGMVAGPKAVEYIKGMKKASADVASSVFDREQKRQTDKYESILAMNGTENAYVLHKELGEWMTNNMTVVRFNDKLEATINKIKELKQRYNNININDSMKWNNSSVAFTRQLWNMLELSEAMTLGALLRDESRGAHYKPDFTERNDEKFMKSTIATWTKEGPQISYEDIDVSLITPRKRDYTANKKKGE from the coding sequence ATGGCTAACAATAAAATAATTGTCGTAGGCGGCGGACTAGCCGGACTTATGGCTACGATAAAAGCAGCAGAAGCTGGCATGCACGTTGATCTGTTCTCGATCGTGCCGGTGAAGCGTTCCCATTCCGTCTGCGCACAAGGCGGCATTAACGGAGCGGTAAATACAAAAGGTGAAGGCGACTCGCCTTGGGAGCATTTTGACGATACGGTATACGGGGGAGACTTCCTCGCTAACCAGCCTCCTGTTAAAGCAATGTGTGAAGCAGCACCAGGCATTATCCACTTAATGGACCGTATGGGCGTTATGTTCAGCCGTACGCCGGAAGGCTTGCTGGATTTCCGCCGTTTCGGAGGCACACAGTATCACCGTACAGCATTTGCAGGTGCCACAACTGGACAGCAGTTGCTATACGCTTTGGATGAGCAAGTTCGCCGCTGGGAAGCAGCCGGCCTCGTAACGAAATACGAGCACTGGGAATTCCTTGGCGCCGTTCTGGATGATGAAGGCATTTGCCGCGGGGTATCTGCACAGGATTTGCGTTCGATGGAAGTGAAAACGTTCGTAGGCGATGCGGTTATATTGGCATCTGGCGGTCCTGGCATTATTTTTGGCAAAACGACGAACTCGGTTATTAATACAGGTACAGCAGCAAGTGCGGTGTATCAGCAAGGCGTTAATTATGCGAACGGCGAATTTATTCAAATTCACCCAACTGCGATTCCGGGCGATGACAAGCTGCGCTTGATGTCCGAATCAGCTCGTGGCGAAGGCGGCCGCGTATGGACTTACAAAGACGGCAAGCCTTGGTACTTCCTTGAGGAAAAATATCCGGCATACGGCAACCTAGTGCCGCGTGATATTGCGACTCGTGAAATTTTCAGCGTCTGTGTCGACCAGAAGCTCGGCATCAATGGCGAAAACATGGTTTACCTTGATCTTTCCCATAAAGATCCGAAGGAGCTTGATGTGAAGCTCGGCGGAATCATCGAAATTTATGAGAAGTTTATGGGCGATGATCCTCGGAAGCTGCCGATGAAAATTTTCCCTGCGGTTCACTATTCGATGGGCGGCATGTGGGTAGATTACAACCAAATGACGAACATCCCTGGATTGTTTGCAGCAGGCGAATGCGAGTATCAATACCATGGCGCTAACCGTCTCGGTGCGAACTCGCTCTTGTCGGCGATCTACGGCGGTATGGTCGCAGGACCGAAAGCGGTAGAGTACATTAAAGGCATGAAGAAAGCTTCCGCTGACGTGGCTTCCTCCGTATTCGACCGTGAGCAAAAACGCCAAACGGATAAATACGAAAGCATTCTTGCCATGAACGGTACAGAAAATGCTTACGTCCTGCACAAGGAGCTTGGCGAATGGATGACCAACAATATGACGGTTGTTCGTTTCAATGACAAGCTTGAAGCAACGATTAACAAAATCAAAGAGCTCAAGCAGCGTTACAACAATATCAACATCAATGACTCGATGAAATGGAACAACTCAAGCGTTGCTTTCACTCGTCAGCTATGGAACATGCTCGAGCTGTCCGAAGCTATGACCTTGGGTGCCCTGCTCCGTGACGAAAGCCGCGGCGCGCATTACAAGCCGGATTTCACAGAGCGCAATGACGAGAAGTTCATGAAATCAACGATTGCGACTTGGACGAAGGAAGGTCCGCAAATTTCGTACGAGGACATCGATGTTTCCCTGATTACACCGCGTAAACGTGACTACACAGCGAACAAGAAGAAAGGAGAATAA
- a CDS encoding succinate dehydrogenase cytochrome b558 subunit, with amino-acid sequence MKGNSYFSRKLHSLLGIIPLGMFIVVHALTNYQSFERGAEGFSSGVSLINSLPLLPIFEIFGIYLPLLFHGVYGLYVAYQSDSNLGRFKYGRNWAFTAQRITGVITFIFVFWHVYQTRFQVYLGYITHEELGSTMHNIATNPLYFVFYVVGVLAATFHFANGLWAFLISWGITVGPRAQRISSIVCMGVFVVVAALFILSLVAFRGDEFKEAADLALAWNTIG; translated from the coding sequence ATGAAAGGAAATTCGTATTTTTCCCGTAAGCTTCACTCGCTGCTTGGTATCATTCCGCTTGGAATGTTTATCGTTGTGCATGCGCTTACGAACTATCAATCGTTCGAGAGGGGGGCAGAGGGGTTCAGCAGCGGCGTTAGTCTCATTAACAGCTTGCCATTGCTGCCGATTTTTGAAATTTTCGGTATTTACCTCCCGCTGCTTTTCCATGGCGTGTACGGCTTATATGTAGCCTATCAGTCAGACAGCAACCTGGGTCGTTTCAAGTACGGCCGCAACTGGGCGTTTACAGCACAGCGTATAACGGGTGTTATCACGTTTATCTTCGTGTTCTGGCATGTATACCAAACCCGTTTTCAAGTGTACTTGGGTTACATCACACATGAAGAGCTAGGCTCCACAATGCACAATATTGCGACTAATCCGCTTTATTTTGTATTTTATGTGGTCGGAGTACTGGCAGCTACGTTCCACTTTGCTAATGGCCTTTGGGCATTTTTGATTAGCTGGGGCATTACAGTAGGGCCTCGTGCACAACGGATTTCATCCATTGTATGCATGGGTGTTTTTGTAGTCGTAGCAGCATTGTTTATTCTTTCGCTTGTTGCCTTCCGCGGCGACGAATTCAAGGAAGCAGCCGATCTCGCATTGGCTTGGAATACTATCGGATAG
- a CDS encoding LysR family transcriptional regulator: MIEEMHMFAAIVEQSSMNKAAALLNLSQPALSRKVAKLEQDIGSQLFRRIGKRLELTPIGQMTYEYALELRQLHRRYLQKVADYESAGRTSITIGASLTTLQTTLPDFIKALNSSHPEFDIKAVTGKTHEIVTYVREGKADIGIVASRIEDAQLHCVPLFEDHLLLVLPKSMVVTGNGMLGIQDLNSLPILLFSKGTWYRMLTDELFAKYNLQPDVRMEIDSFEAIVRLQHTCRAATLLPQSYVREQLLADNDLTVIPIRELAETKRTTSLIHADPAQLHPAVRLWIEELASRSKS; the protein is encoded by the coding sequence ATGATAGAAGAAATGCATATGTTTGCCGCCATCGTAGAGCAGTCCAGCATGAACAAGGCTGCAGCGCTGCTTAACCTGTCCCAGCCTGCCCTCTCCCGTAAAGTAGCCAAGCTTGAGCAGGATATCGGCTCGCAGCTGTTCCGGCGCATCGGCAAGCGGCTGGAGCTGACACCGATCGGCCAGATGACCTATGAATACGCACTGGAGCTTCGCCAGCTTCACCGGCGCTACCTGCAGAAGGTGGCCGATTATGAGTCGGCAGGGCGGACCTCCATTACGATTGGAGCGAGCCTGACGACGCTGCAAACGACGCTTCCCGATTTTATCAAGGCGCTCAATAGCAGCCATCCTGAATTCGATATTAAGGCGGTCACGGGCAAAACCCATGAAATTGTTACTTATGTAAGGGAAGGCAAAGCCGATATCGGCATTGTCGCCTCACGGATTGAAGATGCCCAGCTGCACTGCGTCCCGCTGTTCGAGGATCATCTGCTGCTTGTCCTGCCAAAAAGCATGGTGGTGACAGGCAATGGCATGCTCGGTATCCAGGACCTCAACAGCTTGCCGATTCTCCTCTTCTCCAAAGGAACCTGGTATCGCATGCTAACCGACGAGCTGTTTGCCAAATACAATCTCCAGCCAGATGTGCGCATGGAGATTGACTCTTTCGAGGCGATCGTCCGGCTTCAGCACACTTGCCGGGCTGCGACGCTGCTGCCCCAATCCTATGTGCGAGAACAGCTGCTGGCCGACAATGACCTCACCGTCATTCCGATCAGAGAGCTGGCGGAGACGAAGCGCACAACTTCGCTCATTCATGCCGACCCGGCCCAGCTGCATCCAGCCGTCCGTCTATGGATTGAGGAGCTTGCTTCCCGTTCAAAGTCCTAA
- a CDS encoding TrkA family potassium uptake protein, with product MKKNQFVIVGLGRFGSSLGRELIQLGYEVLGIDKDEEAVQELSDELTYTVSADCTDEETLRSIGVRNFDVGVVAIGNDIQASILTTILLKDLGVKTVVAKAVDELHGRVLEKIGVDRIIYPERDMGIRVAHQLVSPNLLDYIELSKDYTIAEIVVTGKLHGKTLSDLDLRARFGCSIVAINKPNGIIIAPTATDVLHERDVMVIIGTNEQIEQFEEEATR from the coding sequence ATGAAAAAGAACCAGTTCGTCATCGTGGGGCTTGGGCGTTTCGGCTCAAGTCTGGGCAGAGAGTTAATTCAGCTAGGCTATGAGGTGCTAGGCATTGATAAGGATGAGGAAGCTGTTCAGGAGCTGAGCGATGAGCTCACCTATACCGTATCAGCCGATTGCACAGACGAGGAGACGCTGCGCTCGATTGGCGTAAGGAATTTTGATGTTGGTGTTGTAGCGATTGGCAATGATATTCAAGCGAGCATTTTGACGACGATTTTGCTTAAGGATTTGGGCGTTAAGACCGTAGTGGCAAAAGCGGTGGACGAGCTGCACGGGCGCGTATTGGAAAAAATCGGCGTGGACCGCATTATTTATCCGGAGCGGGATATGGGCATTCGAGTCGCACATCAGCTGGTATCGCCGAATCTGCTTGATTATATTGAGCTGTCCAAAGATTATACGATTGCCGAGATTGTCGTCACGGGCAAACTGCATGGCAAGACGCTCAGCGATCTCGACCTGCGCGCCCGCTTCGGGTGCAGCATTGTAGCGATTAATAAGCCAAACGGCATTATTATTGCCCCGACGGCAACCGATGTGCTGCACGAGCGTGATGTTATGGTCATTATCGGGACGAATGAGCAGATTGAGCAGTTTGAAGAGGAAGCAACAAGGTGA
- a CDS encoding TrkH family potassium uptake protein, with translation MNISFFSLLKWSPPRILVVGFAIIIMLGALLLSLPFASADGSGLRFLDALFTATSATSVTGLVVVDSGTYFSVAGQVIIMLLIQIGGLGFMTMGTLFALVLKKRISLRERLILQEAMNQGSMEGIIRLIRKVIVYSLSFEFVGTLLLTLRFASDMPLGKAFYFGWFHAISLFNNAGFDIFGDYHSLMTYVDDPVVNLTAMLLIISGGLGFIVISDLLEFRRRKGLSLHSKVVLVMTGSLIAVGAVVIFIFEFSNGLTLGSLDWGGKILASFFQSVSPRTAGANTLNYADLRQATLFFTIILMFIGASPGSTGGGIKTTTFMTLIGAVVAMFRGKEDIVLFRYRLGKERVLKALTITMLSLALVVVVTMLLSATEDQRFIKILFEATSAFGTVGLSMGITPELSDFGKIIISITMFAGRLGPLTLAYALNPKAGKELYRYPEGKITIG, from the coding sequence ATGAACATTTCGTTTTTTTCGTTATTAAAATGGTCTCCGCCACGCATATTGGTCGTTGGCTTTGCGATTATTATTATGCTGGGAGCTCTGCTGCTATCCCTGCCTTTTGCATCGGCTGACGGAAGCGGGCTGCGTTTCCTGGATGCTTTGTTTACGGCTACCTCGGCAACTAGCGTGACGGGGCTTGTAGTTGTGGATTCTGGCACTTATTTTTCGGTGGCCGGTCAGGTTATTATTATGCTGCTCATTCAAATTGGCGGGCTCGGCTTTATGACGATGGGCACGCTGTTCGCGCTTGTGCTGAAAAAGCGCATTTCGCTGCGGGAAAGGCTTATTTTGCAAGAAGCGATGAACCAAGGCAGCATGGAAGGCATTATTCGGCTCATACGCAAGGTCATTGTCTATTCGTTGTCCTTTGAGTTCGTCGGCACGCTGCTGCTAACGCTGCGTTTCGCTTCCGATATGCCGCTCGGCAAGGCATTTTATTTCGGCTGGTTCCACGCCATCTCGCTGTTCAATAATGCGGGCTTTGATATTTTTGGCGACTATCACAGCTTGATGACGTATGTGGATGATCCGGTTGTGAACCTGACTGCCATGCTGCTTATTATATCCGGAGGCCTCGGTTTTATCGTTATTTCGGATTTGCTGGAATTCCGCCGCCGCAAAGGGCTGTCCCTGCACAGCAAGGTGGTGCTGGTGATGACTGGCTCGCTCATCGCAGTTGGAGCGGTCGTTATATTTATTTTTGAATTTTCGAATGGGCTGACGCTTGGCTCGCTCGACTGGGGCGGGAAAATTCTGGCATCCTTCTTCCAGTCCGTCTCGCCGAGGACGGCGGGGGCTAATACGCTGAACTATGCCGATTTGCGGCAGGCGACTTTATTTTTCACCATTATATTAATGTTTATCGGCGCATCTCCCGGCTCAACGGGGGGCGGAATCAAAACGACGACGTTTATGACGCTCATAGGGGCGGTTGTCGCGATGTTCCGGGGGAAAGAGGACATTGTACTGTTCCGCTACCGCCTCGGCAAGGAGCGGGTGCTCAAGGCGCTTACGATTACGATGCTGTCGTTGGCGCTGGTCGTCGTCGTAACGATGCTATTATCCGCCACCGAGGATCAGCGGTTTATTAAAATTTTGTTTGAAGCAACCTCCGCCTTCGGGACGGTTGGCTTGTCGATGGGCATAACGCCAGAGCTGAGCGATTTCGGGAAAATAATCATTTCTATTACGATGTTCGCTGGTCGTTTAGGCCCGCTGACGCTTGCTTATGCGCTCAATCCGAAAGCGGGCAAGGAGCTTTACCGGTATCCCGAGGGCAAAATTACAATTGGATAG